From the genome of uncultured Bacteroides sp.:
TACCATTTTGTGGAATGAAATGCTTCATTGTTCCTTCAGAAATTACAGCATTATCTTTTCGCCAATGCAGAAGTTTAGAGATATAATCGAATATTTCATTTTGAATTGGAGAACGTCCTTCTCTTGTGAAAGCATTCTGTGCATCACCTGCCCATCCTCCTGGAAAGTCTTTCCGTACATATCCGTCACTTACATTTTTTCGGCCGTTCATCATAATCTCAGTGCCATAGTATAGTTGCGGAATACGTGGAATTGTAAGCAGTAATGTTACGGCTTGTTTTAATTCGGCAATATCGTTACCATCTTCCAAAAAACGATTTGTATCGTGGTTGTCAAGGAAAGCCATTACAGATGATGGGTTAGGGTAGAGGTAGTCATAAACAAAATTATTGTAAATGCGGTTTAATCCTTTCCAGTCTTCCGTGCTTTCTTCATTTTTAGCCTGATTTATTTTATCGTAAAAACTGAAATCCATTACAGTTTTCAGGTGTGAATTACGTGGCGCTGAAAGTTTGGAATCTTTTTGCCAGTAAGCTGTATATGCAGGTTCGGTTACCCATGATTCACCCACAACGTTGAAATTAGGATATTCTTCGTTTAACTCTTTCATCCATTCTGCCATAGCGTCGAAATCAGCATAAGGATATGTATCCATACGAATGCCATCGATACCTGCATATTCAATCCACCAGAAGCTGTTCTGTATAAGATAACGAAGTACGTGTGGGTTTTTCTGGTTTAAATCGGGCATTGAACGGACAAACCATCCATCGTTCATAGTTTTGAAATCATAATCCGATGCATACGGGTCTACGTGAGGCATTACTTTATAGCTAGTTTGAACAAAGTTCTTTTTGTAATCAGGAAAATTAAACCAGTCATGTGAAGGCATATCTATTAACCATGGATGTTCAGAACCGCAATGATTGAAAATCATATCCATAACTATCTTAAGACCTTTGTTATGAGCATTATCAATCAGATTCTTATATTCGTCATTAGTGCCTAATCTCGGATCTACTTTATAATAATTTGTTGCTGCATAACCATGGTATGAACCTCCTGTCATACTATTTTCCAGAACAGGAGTAAACCATAATGCAGTAACGCCTAATTCATTAAAATAGTCAAGGTGTTTCTCTATACCTGCAAGGTCTCCACCATGACGTGCATTCGGATCTTTTCTGTCGGCAGCAGAAGGCGATAATGTTTTATCATTGTCATTTGTTGCATTTCCGTTAGCAAATCTATCAGGCATAAGCATGTAAAGAACGTCTGATGAATCAAAACCAATTCTTTCAGCCCCTTTTTTAGCTCTTGTTTTTAGCTCGTAATACTTAATTTCTTTTTTATTTCCCTGAGTAAAGGTAAGTTCAATATTACCGGCCTTAACATCTTTATCAAGAGTGAGGTATACCAAAAGATAATTTGGGCTTTCTAATTTTACTATACTGCTAAGATTAACTCCGGGATAATTTACAGAAACATCGCACGAAGAGATATTCTTTCCGTATACCATCAATTGAAGTTCTGGATTCTTCATCCCTACATACCAGAAAGATGGCTCAATCTTATCTATTTTACTGGCAGCATTCATACTAACTGCTATTATAAACAAGATAAAAGATAAAAGTGTTTTTCTCATGATTAAATTAATAAATGTTACGTTTAGGCGAATGTACATAAAATATCGATGATATTCAGTTTATATTTTACTTCTCTTTATTGGAGTTTATGCAAACGTTTTCATTTATAGCATAAAAAAACGTCTGCAATTCATAAAGAAGAGCAGACGTTTTAATATAAGTGGTTTTTATTTTACATAATAAAGCCCATAAGTATTCCTGCTGCCAATGCAGCACCAATAATACCAGCTACATTTGGTCCCATGGCATGTACAGACAAATAATTAGTAGAATCATATTCCAAACCAATTTCTTCTGAAATGTTTGCTGCCAAAGGCGAAGCAATTCCGGCATTTCCAATAAGTGGATTAATCTTATGACCTTCCTTAAGGAATAAGTTTGTCAACTTAATAAATAGTATACCCGAAGCAGTTGCAATAATGATAGCTAATATACCAATGACTATTGCGAACACCGTATTTACTGTAAAGAAATTGCTTGCAGTAAGTGTTACCCCAGCTGTTAATCCTAAAAGTACAGTAACAATATCAAGCAATGTTCCGCTTACAGCTTCTGCTAAACGACGGGTAACACCACTTTCTTTAAGCAGATTACCAAAGAATAACATACCTAATAATGGCAAAGCCGAAGGTACCAATAAGCAAGTAAGTACCAACCCAACAACTGGGAATACTAACTTTTCAGTATGCGATACCTGACGAGCTGGTTTCATTTTTATAACTCTGTCATTGCTGTTGGTCAGTAAGCGCATTAACGGTGGTTGTATTACAGGTATCAGAGCAATATAAGCATAAACAGATAAAGCAACGATACCAACTAATTCTGGAGATAATTTAGATGCCAGGAATAAAGCAATAGGACCGTTTGCACTACCAATAATACTTATACCAGCTGCCTGAGCTGGATCAACACCAAGAATCATTGCAAGTATATAAGCACCGAAAATACCTAACTGAGCAGCTGCTCCGATAAGCATTAACTTAGGATTAGAAATCAGAGCAGAAAAGTCGGTCATAGCTCCAATACCTAAAAGCATTAATGGAAGATACCAACCACTTTCCAAACCTTGATATAAAACATTGAATACTGAATCATCATAAGAACCAGAATCGGCACCTATCATGAAAAGTATATTTCCTACGAGTATTCCAAAACCGATAGGAATCAATAACATTGGCTGAAAGTCTTTTTTTATTGCCAGATATATTAAACACATTCCGACAAGCAGCATAATAAGTCCGCCTGGCGTAGCGTTTGCGAATCCTGTATAACTCCAGAAGTCAGCTAAGTTATTTGATAAATATGTTCCAAGCTCTCCCATACTATTACTCAATTATGATAAGATCTGTACCTTCAAGAACAGAGTCTCCATTGTTTACATTAATAGCAGTAACTTTCCCATCTTTATCTGCATGGATATTATTCTCCATTTTCATTGCTTCAAGAATAAGAACTGTATCTCCTTTCTTAACTGTATCTCCTATTTTTACTTTGATCTCAAGAATAATACCTGGAAGCGGAGATTTTACAGCGCTCTTGTTTGATGTTGCAGCCGGACGAGAAACTACAGGCTTGCCACTTTCTGTTTTAGGAGCAGCAGCCGGACGAGTTACTGGTTTGGGAGCTACAGTTTTTTCAATTTCCACTTTGTAGGGTGTACCGTTAACTTCAACAGTAGCGATATTATTTTCATCAATGTCGTTAACCGTAACTTTATAGAGGTTTCCATTGATCTTATATTTATATTGTTTCATCTTTTATTAAATTTAAAATTAATATTGAAAATGCTTCTAACGTTTACGTGGCGTTTCTGTTAAAGTATAAATTTTAGAACTCCATGGAGAATAGTTACGTTTAACCTTATTAATGGTTAATACCATATCTTCTACATCGTGAACATTATCCTGATATTCGTGCAATGCCATTGATATTGCTGCCAATACATCTCCGGATTCCGGACCTGTAGCCTGATTTCTATCAGTAATTCCTTTAACCTTCATTGTATTCTTGTTGGATAATTGAATAGAAATATTAGCAATAATCCTGAATACAAAATAGAAAAAAATCAAACTAACAAAAATAACTATCATAGCAGCAATGGCCATTCCTATGCCTGTAGAATCGTTAGTGCGAAGGTTCTGTGCATTCGCTCCAATGCTTCCTGCAAGCAATGAAATGATTAATATCCCTTTATTTATTTTATTCATAACTTGTCGTTTTATAGTTACTTATAATGGAATATTTCCATGCTTTTTAGCCGGATTGGTTAACTTCTTAGTTTGTAATTGCTGTAAAGCACGAATAATACGGAAACGAGTATTTCTAGGTTCAATAACATCGTCAATGTAACCATATTTTGCCGCATTGTATGGATTAGCAAACAACTTGGTGTATTCTTCTTCTTTTTCAGCCATAAAGCGAATAGGATCTTCAGCTGTTTTTGCTTCTTTTGCATACAATACTTCTACTGCACCGGCACCACCCATAACTGCAATCTCAGAAGTTGGCCATGCATAGTTCATATCTCCACGAAGTTGTTTACAACTCATTACAATATGTGAACCTCCGTATGACTTTCTAAGAGTAACGGTTACTTTAGGTACTGTTGCTTCACCATAAGCGTAAAGCAGTTTAGCTCCATGAAGAATAACTCCATTGTACTCTTGTCCTGTTCCTGGCAAGAATCCCGGAACATCAACCAAAGTTACTATAGGAATATTAAATGCATCACAGAAACGAACAAAACGTCCGGCTTTACGTGAAGCGTTGCTATCAAGTACACCTGCAAGATATTTAGGCTGATTAGCCACAACGCCAACAGATTGTCCGTTAAAGCGGGCAAAACCGATTATAATATTTTTGGCATAATCTTTTTGAATTTCTAGAAACTCTCCGTTGTCAATGATCGCACCTATAACTTCATACATATCATAAGGCTTGTTTGGACTGTCAGGAACAATTTCATTTAAAGAGTCTTCTAAACGGTCTATTGGATCATCACAAGGAACAAGAGGTGATTCTTCTAAGTTGTTTTGTGGAATAAAGCTAAGTAGCTTACGAATAATAGATAAACCTTCTTCTTCTGTTTTAGCAGTAAAATGAGTTACACCTGATTTTGTAGAGTGTACACTTGCACCTCCTAAATCTTCTTGTGAAACATCTTCGCCTGTTACTGTTTTTACAACTTTAGGACCTGTAAGGAACATATAAGAAGTACCTTCCATCATTAAAGTAAAGTCTGTCAATGCCGGAGAATATACAGCTCCACCTGCACAAGGACCGAAAATTCCAGAAATTTGAGGAATAACTCCTGATGCAAGAATGTTGCGCTGGAAAATTTCAGCATATCCGCCAAGTGCGTTAATTCCTTCCTGGATACGAGCACCTCCAGAGTCATTGAGTCCAATAACCGGTGCACCCATCTTCATAGCTTGATCCATAACTTTACAGATCTTTAGTGCCATAGTTTCAGACAAAGAACCTCCGAAAACTGTGAAGTCCTGTGCGAAAACATAAACTAATCTACCTTCAATAGTTCCGTATCCGGTAACAACTCCATCACCAAGATATGATTTTTTTTCCTGACCGAAGTTTGTACATCTATGTTTTACGAACATATCCATTTCTTCAAAACTTCCATCATCTAATAATTGAGCGATTCGCTCACGTGCAGTGTATTTTCCTTTCGCGTGTTGTTTTTCAATAGCTTTTTCTCCACCACCTAAGCGAGCTTGCGTACGTAGTTCTATAAGCTCTTTTACTTTTTCAAGTTGGTTACTCATGAATTTATGATATTAAAGTTAATAAATTAGTGTTCACAAAGTTCGGTAAGTACGCCGAGGGTAGATTTAGGATGAAGGAATGCAATCTGTAATCCTTCAGCTCCTAAACGAGGTGCTTTGTCGATTATGCGGATTCCATTTGTTTCAGCTTCAGCCAAAGCGTTCGCAACTCCATCTTCAATTGCAAATGCAACATGGTGTACACCTGCTCCTTTATTTTCAATAAATTTAGCAATAGTACTATCTGGACTAGTAGGTTCCAGTAGTTCAATTTTTGTTTCTCCAACTTTTAAAAAAGCTGTTTTAACTTTTTGGTCTTCAACTACTTCTATATTGTAGCATTTCAAACCTAATACATTTTCATAATAAGGTAAAGCTTCTTCTATACTCTTTACGGCAATGCCTAAATGTTCAATGTGAGAAATCTTCATAATTATTTAATTTTTCATTGGTATTTACTATTATCCCTATGGACAAAACAGTACAAAGAAAGTCAATTACTTCTTAATAAAGAAATTTTTCAGCATTTTATTTTGGTTGTTTATGCGACTAAAATTCTAAAAGTAAACGAATATTAATTTGACGAGATGTAAGGTAATTAGGGACGGCATATTGGTTATTCGATATATCGGTGACCCAATAGTAGGAATTTACGTTGTTGATACCTAGCAAATTGAATATATCTATTCCAATCCACATGTTGCGAATATGGCGGCTGATACGCCCACGATAGTCTCCATCTTCGTTGTCAATAATTTGTCTGGACATGCCAATATCTACTCTCTTATATGGCGGAGTTCGAAATACTATTTCTTCTCTTCCGGAATGCGGAGGACCAAAAGGAAGCCCGTCAGCCAAGGTGGCTTTTAAGTTCATTTTCCATTTTTTATTTCCGGGGAAGTAGTCGCTGAAGAAAAATGAGAGGTTGTATCTCTGGTCGGTAGGACGCGGAATCCATTTTTTATTTATCTGTTCTTCAGTTTTCATTAATGAAAGACAAAGCCAGGAGTCTGTGCCCTGAACAAATTCTCCGAATAATTTCATATCAATACCTGTTGCATATCCACTGGCCATATTCTTACCGTAGTAGCTTATGTGCACATTGTTAACATTGTAAGGAATCAGATCATCCAGTTTCTTATAATAAAGTTCAGTGGTGAATTTAAATGGTCTGCCAAGGGCTCTGAATCTATAATCTCCGGCCAATACAAAATGAATGGATCTTTGAGATTTTATATCTTTATTAAGTGTTACGGTTGCATTCCCATTTATGGTGGTAGTATCCCTAAACTCTTTGTAGAAAGGAGCCTGATAATAAACTCCTGATGCGGCACGGAAAGTCAGATCTTCATTAAACCTTGGAATAAGCGCTATGGAAGTACGTGGACTGAAGATAAATTCTTTGTTCCAGTTCCAATAACTTCCCCGCACTCCAATGTTGAAAGTTAATAACCCAATATTTGAGGAAAACTTATATACATCTTGTGCATAAAATGAAAAACGGTCACTTCTTATTTTATTTTTTGAAGCCAGACTATAAATCAATTCAACGTCATAGCTTGTGTGAGGAAGAGAATAACCTGCCGAGTCTCTCATTTCCCATTCACGGAGTTTATCTTTTATAAATTCCTTTTTTAATTCTAGTCCCCATTTAATTTGATTACTATGAATCTTATGACTTCCTGAGATAGAGTAATTTTGTACATCTGCGTTCAAATAATTACGGGCATGTTCCATATATGTTCCTACACCAATGGTTTCTGTATCATTAGTAGTTGCAGTAGATGTACTTCCATTTAAGGAACTTAACCAATATTCTCCTGTAATATCGTAAGTTTCTTGTTCTTTTGTATGAAAAGCAGACCCGATAAATGAAATATCATTGTAGGGATTAAGATGGTAGGTGATGCTTCCTGAACCGAAATAAGTTTGAAACAAATCTCTTTCCTGTCCTCCGAAATATACTTTGAACTCTTGAATAGCCGAAATTGTTCCGAATTTTGTATTCCGGTCTTTTGGTTTGAAATTATATTTGTTTTGTGATATGTTACCGATAACCCCAAACTCCCAACGCTTATTGGGAGCCCAGTTTATATAAGTCTGGTAATCAAGGAAAGCAGGATCATATTCACCTTTAGTTTCCAAACTACCTAAAAGATAACGATTGGTTTTATAGCGAATGCCGTTAGTCATGGAAAAATGTTTGGTAGCAAACCCTACATAAGCACTAGCTCCTAATAAACTGGTAGATACAGATCCTTCCAAATGTTCCGGCTTCTTATAGGTTATATCCAGAACAGAAGACATTTTATCTCCATATTTTGATTCATAACCTCCCGAAGAAAAACCTATCTCTTGTACCATGTCCGGATTTATAAAGCTAAGCCCTTCTTGTTGCCCGGAGCGAATTAATAATGGCCGATAGATTTCCACTCCGTTTACATAGACAATATTCTCATCAAAGCTACCTCCCCGCACATTATATTGAGAGCTTAATTCGTTATGCGAACTTACTCCAGCCTGTGTAGCAATTAAAGATTCAATATTTCCTCCCGAAGCATCCGGCATAAGCTTTCTATCTTTAGCTTTAATTCTTTCAGTCATTCCAGTTTGCCTCTTTGCTTCTGTTACAGTAACTTCTCCTAGTTCATATCCGGAATTAAGTAGTATAACGTTAAGTGTGATTTCGCCTTTGGGATTCTTTAATACTCTTTTCTTTGTATTATATCCCAGCATGGAATAAACAATAACTACACTATCTTTTGATGGAACGGTTAATGAATAATGGCCTCTTAGATCAGTTACGGTACCTGTTATCTGCCCCTGAATTCGTACATTGGCTATCTCTATTGGATTATTATCCTGATCCATTACGATTCCGGAGACTTTGGCTGTTCCCTGAGCTATAATTGCTGTAGGAAAGAATATTATTATAAGTGCCAGAAGTGCACAGTACTTCATATTGATGCGTTCTTTTTATGCACAGAATACTCCGTGCTATCATATAGAGATAATAACGTAAAAAAAAGGTTATGTGTATATTCTAACAAAAAAATTATTTAAGAAAGACCATTTGAGTCTGAACCAGCGGCGTGAACTTTTTTGCTGACCGCCAAAGCGAAGAACAAAATCGCGGTATCCATGTTTCTTGAAAGGTAATCCTACATCCATATATTCCAAATGTTCATAACCCTCTTTCTGTGCAAATTTTAAGGCTTCCCAAATAGCTAGTACTCCGGGATATAGTTTTTTATATGTTTTTTTAAGACCTCCAGAAAATAACAGGTATGCATTTGTTTTAGAAAAGACAAGTACAGAACCTCCAATTATTTTATCCTTGTATTTCACAATGAATATTCTACCCATTCCGCTGTGTACAGCTTTCTCATCGAAATATTCAAAGTATTCAATACAAGGGAAGTTTTTACGAATGTTATACGAATAGTTCATTTTAAGCATCTGTGAGAAAGCACGAATCTCTTCAATACTTTTCGCCTCTTTAACATACGCCCCATTGGTATATCCTTTTTTGATTTGTCTTCTACGAGAAACACTAACTCTATCTAGCAAGTCGGAAGTTTTGTGCAGAGAACTTCTTACTTGCATCCAGTTAATAGGAAAGTATTGATTCTTACGAAAAGTTTTGTAACCGAATAATGAGTTTTCCAGATTCCTGAATATTAATATGAAAGATTCCTGGATTCCGATATCTGTTATATACTCAAGCATTTTATCAAAAATGACTTCAGAGCTTATCTCATCATCAAAATATTCTCCGGTTCCATAAATTTCGCATCTGCGAATAAAGCTTGGTGGAATTAAGCGAATACATTTTCTGAGAACAGTCAGTATCTTGGCAATAGGCTTTGTTCCATTATAAGCTACAACCAGAATAGGAGTGTAGCCTGGAGTTGCTTCATAAATCTGAAACATCTCTTTGGAATAAAATACATTATCTCCAGGTAAGTCTGGAATATCATATGCGTGATAATATGTAAGAAGCTTAAATACCATATAGTTGCAAATTTATATTTTTTTACCAACAAATCAAATTCCTCGTTGTATATTTGTCGGTTAATAACGAATATGCAGATATAATTATGGAACAATTCAGTGAATTGATAAAGAACAGACGTAGTACCAGAAAGTTTACATCTGAGGAACTGAAACAAGAAGAAGTGGTGAGCTTACTAAAAGCAGCTTTAATGTCCCCCTCATCCAAACGTACAAATCCCTGGCAATTTATAGTTGTTGATGATAAAGAAACATTGGCAAAACTGGCAAAGTGCAAAGATAAAAGTGCAGACTTTATAGCAGAAGCAGCATTGGCTATTGTTGTTGCTGCCGATCCATTAGCTAGTGATGTATGGATTGAAGATGCTTCTATCGCCTCTATTATGATTCAATTGCAGGCTGAAGATTTAGGGTTAGGAAGTTGCTGGGTGCAAGTTCGTGAACGATTTACTGCTACCGGAATGTCTTCCGATGAATATGTGCATGGTATATTGGATATCCCGTTACAACTTCAGGTTCTGTCGGTTATAGCTATAGGACATAAAGGAATGGAACGCAAACCTTTTAATGAGGAACATTTGCAGTGGGAGAAGATACATATTAATAAATATGAAGGAAAATAAAATCGTTTTTATTGGAGCGGGAAATCTGGCAACTAATCTTGCAGAAGCTTTCCATGACCAGCATATCAAAATAGCTCAGATCTACAGCCGAACTGAAGATTCTGCTAAAACTTTAGCAAAAGCTGTTGAGGCTGATTATACAACAGAGCTCGAAAGTGTTATCAATGATGCCGATATTTATATTGTAGCATTGAAAGACGATGCCTTGGTGGAACTTATGCTTCAGATTATAGCGGGTAAAGAAAATGCTTTAATGGCGCATACTTCAGGTAGTTTACCATTGAATATCTGGCCGGAATCGGTAAAACGGAAAGGTGTTTTTTATCCGCTTCAGACTTTTAGTAAACAACGAAAGGTTGATTTCCTGAATATTCCGACTTTTATTGAAAGCAATAACTCTGCAGATAACCTACTTCTAAAAGAATTAGCAAGTTGTGTAACCAATAATGTTAGTGAACTTTCGTCGGAAAAACGCAGGCAAATTCATTTGGCTGCTGTTTTTGCCTGTAATTTTACTAATCACATGTATGCCCTTGCAGAAAAATTACTTCAACAATATGGAATGCCATTTAATTATATGCTTCCGTTAATTGAAGAGACTGAAAGGAAAGCGCAAGTTCTTTCACCTAAAGAAGCACAAACTGGTCCGGCTGTGCGTTATGATGAGAAGATTATTAATAAGCATCTGGAGCTATTATCTAACGAACCTGAAATGCAGGAAATTTATAAATTGATTAGTAAGAGCATACATAAACTATGAGTACTATAAATTACGATTTAAAGAAAATAAAAGCAATGGCTTTTGATGTGGATGGAGTATTGAGTCCTGAGACTATTCCATTGCATCCAAGCGGAGAGCCAATGCGTTGCGTAAATATCAAAGATGGATATGCAATTCAGCTGGCTGTAAAGCATGGATTACTTGTGGCAATTATTACTGGCGGTAGGACAAATGCCGTACGCGTTCGTTTTGAAGGACTGGGAGTAAAGGACCTTTATCTGGGATCGAGCATAAAGATCAACGATTATAACGATTTTAAGAATAAGTATAATCTTACTGATGAAGAAATTCTTTTTATGGGAGATGATATTCCTGATTTGGAAGTACTTCAAACCTGCGGACTACCTTGTTGCCCCTCCGATGCTGCTCCTGAAGTGAAAGCTGCTTCAATGTATATTTCACATAAAAATGGCGGGTATGGTTGTGGACGTGATGTTGTAGAGCAAGTGTTGAAGGCTCAGGGAAAATGGATGAATGGAGAAGCTTTTGGCTGGTAAAAGAATGGAATTAAGAATGCTGGATAATTTAAGTAAATACAAAATAATACTTGCATCGAACTCTCCCAGAAGAAAAGAGTTGATGACTGGATTAGGAATAAAATATTCTGTAAAAACATTACCCGATATAGATGAGTCGTACCCCGAAACCTTGGTAGGAGGGGAGATTCCTGTTTATATAGCCAAAGGAAAGGCAGATGCTTATATGCATCTTATCAAGCCCGATCAGCTTATAATCACAGCTGACACAATAGTTTGGCTGGATGGCAAAGTTCTTGGTAAACCTCAGGATATGGATGAGGCTAGAGAAATGCTAAGAAGTCTTTCGGGTAAAACACATCAGGTGTATACAGGTGTTTGTCTTACAACGAAAACATTTCAAAGAAGTTTCTCATCGGTGAGCGATGTTACATTTGCTACATTAACCGATGAAGAAATAGACTATTATGTAGATCAGTATCTCCCAATGGATAAAGCCGGGGCTTATGGTGTTCAGGAATGGATTGGCTATATTGGGGTAGAGAACATCTCCGGATCGTACTTTAATGTTATGGGATTACCTATTCAACGACTGTATCGTGAATTGAAGACTTTATAACAAACGGGAACTTATATAAGAAAATCCGGACTATGCTTCTAAAAGCTAATAGCCCGGATTTTTTTTATTCTTTGAATTGCTTGTATATATTTTAAACTGGTGGTGACAAACTTTAATAAAAACTTCTTTTATATGTCTTGGTATAAAATTTAGCACCCCCACTACCAAAGGATTTCAGAAGGTACCCCCTTGTTACCCCCTCAATTTATTCTAGTTATATTTCCATTTTTTGAAGGGATATGGAATAAAAACTAAATTTTTACGATAACTATCTGATATACTTATGTATAACAGCCTTGTTTTATATTCTTTTATTGAAAATCCTTCAATAAATTCTTTTATAGATGTGTATAAAAATTATTTATATATTCTTATCGGTAATACCTTAACAAGTCTAGCATTAGCGGAATATCATCCTCTTTAATGCCTTGTTTAATCAAGTCTTCTTTATCTTTATTAAACAGTTCGAGGAATGACTCCTGATTATCACTCATAGCCAGACTTGTAGCATACATTTTTACGGCTTTCTCTAACTGTCCCAAACTCCAGGCCACATGACCCGCATTCAGATAGTCCAGCAATTGAGTCTCTTTTTCCAGTAACTTATGGTAGTACTTCATAGCCTGCTCGTGTTTTCCAATAACGAAAGAACACCAGGCAATTGCACGCCATATCTTAGGTAATTCGGGATCAATGTAATCAACCTTGAAGAAATAGTTCAAAGCTTCGTCATATCGTTTTAGTCCCACCAGGCAGTGACCTATCTGTGTAAGCACATTCAGATTGTCCGGTTGAGCAGCTTCAACTTTCTGATAATAAAGAAGTGCCTTATCCAATTGGTTTAGCTGGCGGTAACACATAGCCAGATGCCTGTTTGTCCAGATACTGTCGGGCTTCAGAATATCAGCTTGCAGATAAGCCTCAATTGCTTTCTCATAGCCTTTGTTCTTTTGCATGCAATA
Proteins encoded in this window:
- a CDS encoding glycoside hydrolase family 13 protein → MRKTLLSFILFIIAVSMNAASKIDKIEPSFWYVGMKNPELQLMVYGKNISSCDVSVNYPGVNLSSIVKLESPNYLLVYLTLDKDVKAGNIELTFTQGNKKEIKYYELKTRAKKGAERIGFDSSDVLYMLMPDRFANGNATNDNDKTLSPSAADRKDPNARHGGDLAGIEKHLDYFNELGVTALWFTPVLENSMTGGSYHGYAATNYYKVDPRLGTNDEYKNLIDNAHNKGLKIVMDMIFNHCGSEHPWLIDMPSHDWFNFPDYKKNFVQTSYKVMPHVDPYASDYDFKTMNDGWFVRSMPDLNQKNPHVLRYLIQNSFWWIEYAGIDGIRMDTYPYADFDAMAEWMKELNEEYPNFNVVGESWVTEPAYTAYWQKDSKLSAPRNSHLKTVMDFSFYDKINQAKNEESTEDWKGLNRIYNNFVYDYLYPNPSSVMAFLDNHDTNRFLEDGNDIAELKQAVTLLLTIPRIPQLYYGTEIMMNGRKNVSDGYVRKDFPGGWAGDAQNAFTREGRSPIQNEIFDYISKLLHWRKDNAVISEGTMKHFIPQNGIYVYVRSFEGKAAMVILNGTSKEQLLPIKHYNEVLNNATTSKDIISEKNIDLTKDITLNPKQSMIIEL
- a CDS encoding sodium ion-translocating decarboxylase subunit beta, giving the protein MGELGTYLSNNLADFWSYTGFANATPGGLIMLLVGMCLIYLAIKKDFQPMLLIPIGFGILVGNILFMIGADSGSYDDSVFNVLYQGLESGWYLPLMLLGIGAMTDFSALISNPKLMLIGAAAQLGIFGAYILAMILGVDPAQAAGISIIGSANGPIALFLASKLSPELVGIVALSVYAYIALIPVIQPPLMRLLTNSNDRVIKMKPARQVSHTEKLVFPVVGLVLTCLLVPSALPLLGMLFFGNLLKESGVTRRLAEAVSGTLLDIVTVLLGLTAGVTLTASNFFTVNTVFAIVIGILAIIIATASGILFIKLTNLFLKEGHKINPLIGNAGIASPLAANISEEIGLEYDSTNYLSVHAMGPNVAGIIGAALAAGILMGFIM
- a CDS encoding biotin/lipoyl-containing protein, encoding MKQYKYKINGNLYKVTVNDIDENNIATVEVNGTPYKVEIEKTVAPKPVTRPAAAPKTESGKPVVSRPAATSNKSAVKSPLPGIILEIKVKIGDTVKKGDTVLILEAMKMENNIHADKDGKVTAINVNNGDSVLEGTDLIIIE
- a CDS encoding acyl-CoA carboxylase subunit beta, which translates into the protein MSNQLEKVKELIELRTQARLGGGEKAIEKQHAKGKYTARERIAQLLDDGSFEEMDMFVKHRCTNFGQEKKSYLGDGVVTGYGTIEGRLVYVFAQDFTVFGGSLSETMALKICKVMDQAMKMGAPVIGLNDSGGARIQEGINALGGYAEIFQRNILASGVIPQISGIFGPCAGGAVYSPALTDFTLMMEGTSYMFLTGPKVVKTVTGEDVSQEDLGGASVHSTKSGVTHFTAKTEEEGLSIIRKLLSFIPQNNLEESPLVPCDDPIDRLEDSLNEIVPDSPNKPYDMYEVIGAIIDNGEFLEIQKDYAKNIIIGFARFNGQSVGVVANQPKYLAGVLDSNASRKAGRFVRFCDAFNIPIVTLVDVPGFLPGTGQEYNGVILHGAKLLYAYGEATVPKVTVTLRKSYGGSHIVMSCKQLRGDMNYAWPTSEIAVMGGAGAVEVLYAKEAKTAEDPIRFMAEKEEEYTKLFANPYNAAKYGYIDDVIEPRNTRFRIIRALQQLQTKKLTNPAKKHGNIPL
- the mce gene encoding methylmalonyl-CoA epimerase; its protein translation is MKISHIEHLGIAVKSIEEALPYYENVLGLKCYNIEVVEDQKVKTAFLKVGETKIELLEPTSPDSTIAKFIENKGAGVHHVAFAIEDGVANALAEAETNGIRIIDKAPRLGAEGLQIAFLHPKSTLGVLTELCEH
- a CDS encoding TonB-dependent receptor translates to MKYCALLALIIIFFPTAIIAQGTAKVSGIVMDQDNNPIEIANVRIQGQITGTVTDLRGHYSLTVPSKDSVVIVYSMLGYNTKKRVLKNPKGEITLNVILLNSGYELGEVTVTEAKRQTGMTERIKAKDRKLMPDASGGNIESLIATQAGVSSHNELSSQYNVRGGSFDENIVYVNGVEIYRPLLIRSGQQEGLSFINPDMVQEIGFSSGGYESKYGDKMSSVLDITYKKPEHLEGSVSTSLLGASAYVGFATKHFSMTNGIRYKTNRYLLGSLETKGEYDPAFLDYQTYINWAPNKRWEFGVIGNISQNKYNFKPKDRNTKFGTISAIQEFKVYFGGQERDLFQTYFGSGSITYHLNPYNDISFIGSAFHTKEQETYDITGEYWLSSLNGSTSTATTNDTETIGVGTYMEHARNYLNADVQNYSISGSHKIHSNQIKWGLELKKEFIKDKLREWEMRDSAGYSLPHTSYDVELIYSLASKNKIRSDRFSFYAQDVYKFSSNIGLLTFNIGVRGSYWNWNKEFIFSPRTSIALIPRFNEDLTFRAASGVYYQAPFYKEFRDTTTINGNATVTLNKDIKSQRSIHFVLAGDYRFRALGRPFKFTTELYYKKLDDLIPYNVNNVHISYYGKNMASGYATGIDMKLFGEFVQGTDSWLCLSLMKTEEQINKKWIPRPTDQRYNLSFFFSDYFPGNKKWKMNLKATLADGLPFGPPHSGREEIVFRTPPYKRVDIGMSRQIIDNEDGDYRGRISRHIRNMWIGIDIFNLLGINNVNSYYWVTDISNNQYAVPNYLTSRQINIRLLLEF